A part of Helicobacter himalayensis genomic DNA contains:
- a CDS encoding phospholipase D family protein, with amino-acid sequence MTFISQYLFSTTNIFIVFVLCLFVYAGCSSVVVNIKDVDKSKIAKSINIKPFHQQETLIGQVYAKELEENKNKSGAMLITDGTQALLHRTALTRIAQKSIYLQSYIYKDEVSSKVFMYELWKAANRGVKVRMLIDDNGLDSDFSDIITLDSHPNIEVKIFNPYKNRSRILRYPEMIYDFNRINHRMHNKIFVVDELALIIGGRNVADNYFDNNAKTNFADTDAIFLGKVAKEASENFLLYWQYERSIPAYLLPSKRTMKSYQKDIDKAVAKFKTYSDKHTRYEEVLNEFLTRYKNKEFTLAWGDAKFLADSPLKVENPNIEHPISNALREIFLRTTNEIYVAAAYFVPGKHMTKGLEELKNRGIRLNVLTNSLASTDSLVVYGAWERYRDHLARAGVAVYEYQYEGKKKNVGLRSKLNSSAGASLHSKSIVFDERITWIGSFNLDERSRSLNTESVVVFDSVEFAQKTKRDIQEQMADSWRVWSFNKKTYWKGYNKDGVFEIHTSEPNANFLLKAASFISKILPEDQI; translated from the coding sequence ATGACATTTATAAGCCAATATCTTTTTAGCACCACAAATATTTTTATTGTTTTCGTGCTGTGCTTATTTGTCTATGCGGGCTGTTCTTCTGTGGTCGTCAATATCAAAGATGTCGATAAAAGTAAAATCGCAAAAAGCATAAATATCAAGCCTTTTCACCAGCAAGAAACGCTCATCGGGCAAGTGTATGCCAAAGAGCTAGAGGAAAATAAAAATAAAAGTGGCGCGATGCTCATTACTGATGGCACGCAAGCACTTTTGCACCGCACAGCCCTCACGCGCATAGCGCAAAAAAGCATTTATTTGCAAAGTTATATTTACAAAGATGAGGTTTCCTCAAAAGTCTTTATGTATGAGCTATGGAAAGCGGCAAATCGCGGTGTGAAGGTGAGAATGCTCATTGATGACAATGGGCTAGATTCTGATTTTTCGGATATTATCACTCTTGATTCTCACCCAAATATCGAGGTAAAAATTTTCAATCCTTACAAAAATCGCTCCAGAATCCTGCGCTACCCAGAGATGATTTATGATTTCAATAGAATCAATCATCGTATGCACAATAAGATTTTTGTCGTTGATGAGCTTGCACTTATCATCGGTGGGCGCAATGTGGCGGATAATTATTTCGACAACAACGCAAAGACAAATTTTGCCGACACAGATGCGATTTTTCTAGGAAAAGTAGCAAAAGAAGCGAGTGAAAATTTCTTGCTCTATTGGCAATATGAGCGCTCAATCCCGGCGTATCTTCTTCCTAGCAAGCGCACTATGAAAAGCTATCAAAAAGACATTGACAAGGCAGTTGCAAAGTTTAAAACCTACTCTGATAAACATACACGATATGAGGAGGTGTTGAATGAATTTTTGACACGCTACAAAAATAAAGAATTTACACTTGCGTGGGGGGACGCGAAGTTTTTAGCGGATTCTCCACTTAAGGTTGAAAATCCAAATATTGAACACCCGATTTCTAATGCGTTGCGCGAGATTTTTTTACGCACCACTAATGAGATTTATGTCGCAGCGGCGTATTTCGTGCCGGGCAAGCATATGACAAAGGGCTTAGAAGAGCTTAAAAATCGCGGTATCCGACTAAATGTGCTCACAAACTCACTTGCTTCGACAGATTCTCTTGTGGTGTATGGCGCGTGGGAGCGTTACAGAGACCATTTGGCAAGGGCAGGTGTGGCGGTGTATGAGTATCAATATGAGGGCAAAAAGAAAAATGTCGGCTTGCGTTCTAAGCTCAATTCAAGTGCCGGCGCGTCTTTGCATAGTAAAAGCATTGTGTTTGATGAGCGCATTACTTGGATAGGAAGTTTCAATCTTGATGAGCGCTCAAGAAGTCTCAATACAGAATCTGTCGTGGTGTTTGATAGTGTAGAGTTTGCGCAAAAGACAAAGCGTGATATACAGGAGCAAATGGCGGATTCTTGGCGCGTGTGGAGCTTCAATAAGAAGACCTATTGGAAGGGTTATAATAAAGATGGCGTGTTTGAAATCCACACAAGCGAGCCAAACGCAAACTTTTTGCTTAAAGCTGCGAGCTTTATTTCAAAGATTTTGCCTGAAGATCAAATCTAG
- a CDS encoding glycosyltransferase family 2 protein — protein MTANDKNPLISIIVPIYNVELYLRECLESLINQSYTNLDIVLVNDGSFDSSLEIALEYARKDKRIFIVSTSNLGLGNARNIGLEFIKHTPLRTMIETPHKQGESICSLTQTHTFTSPTKTLTQSALKKHFTAIAPNFIRANISNINNLIIQELPPRIIHFVDSDDYLSLDCIESCVRAMEASHLEICVHNVIEYFEGGKTFKHRQRLGIFKKAQKDSYDFGAQLLTQNRIYDFYFVWQGCFRSEILNRYNLRFTNGIYHEDHDFGTLLFCLAKKVGYINTEGYIYRSRPNSITSSQNLTLPPTLPPTLQAIEPYFDNYRALRTYFKAYCYCIVALNIWNFYADCFALGDVKHLEFTKSTQAKPIQKITQEHKRFFELTILSHLQIFKTSLKNDPLGIKQILKTFNLPRFHVLLWFFKDLHRQPKKLKFIGNLRYLF, from the coding sequence ATGACTGCGAATGACAAAAATCCCTTAATCTCTATCATCGTCCCTATTTATAATGTGGAATTGTATCTGCGCGAGTGCTTGGAAAGTCTGATAAATCAAAGCTACACAAACCTTGATATCGTGCTTGTAAATGATGGCAGTTTTGATTCTAGCCTTGAGATTGCATTAGAATACGCGCGCAAAGATAAGAGAATTTTCATCGTTTCCACCTCAAATCTCGGACTTGGAAACGCGCGCAATATTGGCTTAGAATTTATCAAGCACACGCCTCTACGCACAATGATTGAAACCCCTCATAAACAAGGCGAATCTATTTGCTCCCTTACGCAAACGCATACTTTCACATCTCCCACAAAAACACTTACACAAAGTGCGCTAAAAAAGCATTTCACAGCAATCGCGCCAAATTTTATCCGCGCAAATATTAGCAATATCAACAACTTAATCATACAGGAATTACCTCCGCGCATTATCCATTTTGTGGATTCTGATGATTACCTTTCACTTGATTGTATAGAATCTTGCGTGCGTGCGATGGAGGCTTCACATTTAGAGATTTGCGTGCATAATGTGATTGAATATTTTGAAGGAGGCAAGACTTTCAAGCACCGCCAGCGACTTGGGATTTTCAAAAAAGCACAAAAAGATAGCTATGACTTTGGCGCGCAATTGCTTACTCAAAATCGCATTTATGACTTTTATTTTGTGTGGCAGGGGTGCTTTCGCTCTGAGATTCTTAATCGTTACAATCTGCGCTTCACAAATGGAATCTACCACGAAGACCACGACTTTGGCACATTGCTCTTTTGTCTTGCAAAAAAAGTGGGTTATATCAACACAGAAGGTTATATTTACCGCTCGCGTCCAAATTCTATAACTTCATCACAAAATTTAACCCTCCCGCCAACCCTCCCGCCAACCCTCCAAGCGATCGAGCCTTATTTTGACAATTACAGAGCCTTACGCACTTATTTTAAAGCTTATTGTTATTGCATTGTGGCGTTAAACATTTGGAATTTTTACGCAGACTGTTTTGCATTAGGAGATGTAAAACATTTGGAATTTACAAAATCTACACAAGCCAAACCTATCCAAAAAATCACGCAAGAACACAAACGCTTTTTTGAACTTACGATTTTGTCTCATTTGCAAATTTTTAAAACCTCGCTTAAAAATGATCCTTTAGGGATTAAACAGATTCTTAAGACCTTCAATTTGCCAAGATTCCATGTTTTGCTATGGTTTTTCAAAGATTTGCACCGCCAGCCAAAAAAGCTGAAATTTATCGGGAATCTACGCTATTTGTTCTAA
- a CDS encoding glycosyltransferase family 2 protein, whose protein sequence is MARISIILPVFNVQNYIARALESCINQSFRDIEIIIVDDCGQDKSMEIAKEFASKDARIKIIHNEKNQGTFASRNNGALHSSGEYLLFLDSDDYLDLSICEILNATLLESSQEIDILGFNFFKQEGGEFHTDSLFKGNFQGRVDSFCAYLFSQGKGYWNLCNKAYKASTYKNVCKSLQSMQKLTMAEDAFMFLLFLFHAKNAAYIPNVLYFYCENLDSITQRNDTQKLAKSICDHKYVLAQIAKLQPKEQKHTIYARIITYDLQCSLLNDTRKTKGFFYYIYSSVRKKVKRLLRKRELQRLLNDCE, encoded by the coding sequence ATGGCAAGAATTTCAATTATTCTCCCTGTTTTTAATGTGCAAAACTACATTGCTAGAGCGTTAGAATCTTGCATAAATCAGAGCTTTAGGGATATTGAAATCATCATTGTAGATGATTGTGGGCAAGATAAGAGTATGGAGATTGCCAAAGAATTTGCCAGCAAAGATGCGCGGATTAAAATAATCCATAATGAAAAAAATCAAGGCACTTTTGCAAGTCGCAATAATGGCGCGTTGCACTCTAGTGGGGAATATTTGCTCTTTTTAGATTCTGATGATTATTTGGATTTGTCAATATGTGAGATTCTTAATGCCACGCTTTTAGAATCTTCGCAAGAAATTGATATTTTGGGTTTTAATTTTTTCAAGCAAGAAGGCGGGGAATTTCACACAGATTCACTTTTTAAGGGCAACTTTCAAGGGAGGGTTGATAGCTTTTGTGCTTATCTTTTTTCACAAGGCAAAGGCTATTGGAATCTTTGCAATAAAGCTTACAAAGCTTCCACTTATAAGAATGTCTGCAAATCCCTTCAGTCAATGCAAAAACTCACAATGGCTGAAGATGCTTTTATGTTTTTGCTCTTTTTATTTCACGCTAAAAATGCTGCTTATATTCCTAATGTGCTTTATTTTTATTGTGAAAATTTAGATTCTATTACTCAAAGAAATGATACGCAAAAGCTTGCAAAAAGCATTTGCGACCACAAATATGTCCTTGCCCAAATCGCCAAGCTGCAACCAAAAGAACAAAAACATACAATCTATGCACGTATAATAACTTATGATTTGCAATGTTCATTGTTAAATGATACGCGCAAAACAAAGGGATTTTTTTACTATATTTATTCAAGTGTGCGGAAAAAAGTCAAGCGATTGTTGCGTAAGAGAGAACTTCAAAGGTTGCTAAATGACTGCGAATGA